In Paraburkholderia sp. PGU19, a single window of DNA contains:
- a CDS encoding IS1182 family transposase: MGRFVEGVDRNQAALLPECLEDFIAEDNSIRIVDAFVDELDLESLGFEGAMPASTGRPSYHPAVMLKIYIYGYLNRVQSSRRLERECQRNVELMWLTGRLMPDFKTIAEFRRSNGEGIRNVCRRFVVICRDLKLFTQAAVAIDSSKFKAVNSRDENFTPNKIERRQEQIEQSIQRYLDALETADRTQPAKIVAKTERLREKIETLREQMRDLDRAAEILNKLPEKQVSLTDPDSRSMISQAKGTGVVGYNVQVAVDTKHHLVVTHEVTNVSSDRAQLSTIAKAARDVMGRKKIKALADRGYFSAPEIKACADAGIAALVPKSQTPGAKADGRFDRADFIYIAKDDQYLCPAGQRAIYRYTSLEGTNLLKTHTYWSSACPRCPIKSQCTPADYRRIRRWEHEAVLEKMQLRLDRQLDANDDTNG; the protein is encoded by the coding sequence ATGGGGCGATTCGTCGAAGGTGTAGACCGCAATCAGGCAGCCCTGCTGCCGGAGTGCCTCGAAGACTTCATCGCCGAAGACAATTCGATCAGGATAGTCGACGCATTCGTAGACGAACTCGATCTGGAATCGCTGGGATTCGAAGGAGCCATGCCGGCAAGCACGGGGCGCCCGTCTTACCACCCGGCAGTGATGCTCAAGATCTATATCTATGGGTATCTCAATCGAGTGCAATCGAGCCGTCGTCTTGAACGGGAGTGCCAGCGCAACGTCGAACTGATGTGGCTGACCGGCCGGCTCATGCCGGATTTCAAGACGATTGCCGAGTTCAGGCGAAGCAATGGGGAAGGCATTCGCAACGTATGTCGACGCTTCGTGGTGATATGCCGAGACCTGAAGCTGTTCACGCAAGCCGCAGTGGCCATCGACAGCAGCAAGTTCAAGGCGGTCAATAGCCGCGACGAGAACTTCACGCCCAATAAGATTGAGAGACGCCAGGAGCAGATCGAACAAAGCATTCAACGCTACCTGGATGCACTGGAGACAGCCGATCGCACGCAACCAGCCAAGATAGTAGCGAAGACCGAGCGTTTGCGGGAAAAGATCGAGACGCTGCGCGAACAGATGCGCGATCTGGATCGTGCAGCAGAGATCCTGAACAAGTTACCGGAGAAGCAGGTCTCGCTAACCGATCCTGATTCACGCTCGATGATCTCGCAAGCCAAAGGCACAGGTGTCGTTGGCTACAACGTTCAGGTAGCTGTCGATACCAAACATCATCTTGTCGTCACCCACGAGGTCACGAATGTCAGCAGTGACCGGGCACAGTTGAGCACGATCGCCAAGGCTGCGCGCGACGTCATGGGCAGGAAGAAGATCAAGGCACTTGCAGACCGCGGATACTTCAGCGCGCCAGAAATCAAGGCTTGCGCAGACGCGGGCATTGCGGCACTGGTACCGAAATCGCAGACCCCAGGTGCGAAGGCTGACGGGAGGTTCGATCGGGCTGACTTCATCTATATTGCCAAGGACGACCAGTACTTGTGTCCGGCCGGTCAACGGGCAATATACAGATACACCTCGCTTGAGGGCACCAACCTGCTGAAAACGCATACCTACTGGAGCAGTGCATGCCCGCGATGCCCGATCAAAAGCCAGTGCACGCCGGCTGATTACAGGCGCATCCGCCGATGGGAACACGAAGCGGTACTTGAGAAGATGCAACTCAGACTGGATCGCCAGCTTGACGCAAATGACGATACGAACGGTTGA
- a CDS encoding SH3 domain-containing C40 family peptidase has product MSLAAFPRTKAAFLPRGRRPTFSSLQARVRARLLISAAVFCLAMTGCANNPPSREVHTAVDPIRLFPMAAYDQDVDHWIDPSGPDYDKAFLNADDQRAHFEALYARYFGTGASDPSPWNPAYVDTHVYRQGGGDIVALQRRRLASFDNTGKAGKNIGYGENFQPHTAAWIESITQNMDIDQFDRAPGYTPARRAIATGNLLVRELPTMDPFFYDRHVAGEGYPFDDLQISAVRPGTPLFVLGSSLDGGWRYVQTPDVQGWVRSEDVGMVNDPFVSTWREATHNALGAVTVALAAVRDSEGAFRFEAPAGSLLPMLPATSSGIRNILVPARDADGRAIIRTAHLSDAQISPMPLSATPRHLAMLLKSLIGRPYGWGNTNLYNDCSSELQSIFAAFGVWLPRHSSTQMSAGHMIDLSDATTTARLEYLTQHGKPLRTLIYIGGHVMLYLGNTTRDARVVPVIYQDIWGLRPADNSRRAVIGGSVIMPLLARIPEDPTLESLAGTPIFRISILGAPRADATFPPDEDIPAS; this is encoded by the coding sequence ATGTCCCTCGCCGCGTTTCCTCGAACCAAAGCCGCGTTCCTGCCGCGAGGTCGACGTCCAACCTTCTCTTCTTTGCAGGCGCGCGTGCGTGCGAGGCTGCTGATTTCCGCAGCTGTATTTTGCCTGGCAATGACCGGATGCGCGAACAATCCGCCTTCGCGCGAGGTGCATACTGCGGTCGACCCGATTCGACTGTTCCCGATGGCCGCATATGACCAGGACGTTGATCATTGGATAGACCCGTCTGGGCCCGACTACGATAAGGCGTTCCTGAACGCGGACGACCAGCGTGCCCATTTTGAAGCGCTCTATGCACGCTACTTCGGGACCGGCGCAAGCGACCCTTCGCCGTGGAACCCGGCCTATGTCGACACGCATGTGTATCGGCAAGGCGGCGGCGATATCGTCGCCTTGCAACGCCGTCGCCTTGCCTCCTTCGACAACACCGGCAAGGCAGGCAAGAACATCGGTTACGGGGAGAACTTCCAGCCTCACACCGCGGCCTGGATTGAATCCATTACGCAGAACATGGACATCGACCAGTTCGACCGCGCCCCGGGCTATACCCCCGCGCGCCGCGCGATTGCCACCGGCAACCTGCTGGTGCGCGAATTGCCGACCATGGATCCGTTTTTTTATGACCGCCACGTTGCGGGCGAGGGCTACCCGTTCGACGACCTGCAAATTTCCGCGGTAAGACCAGGCACGCCGCTTTTCGTGCTTGGGAGCAGCCTTGACGGCGGTTGGCGCTATGTGCAGACACCCGACGTACAGGGCTGGGTGCGCAGCGAGGACGTAGGCATGGTGAACGATCCGTTCGTCAGCACCTGGCGCGAAGCGACACATAATGCGTTGGGCGCGGTGACCGTGGCACTGGCAGCGGTGCGCGACAGCGAGGGTGCGTTCCGCTTTGAAGCGCCGGCGGGCAGCCTCCTGCCGATGCTTCCTGCGACCAGCTCGGGCATCCGCAACATCCTCGTGCCGGCCCGCGACGCCGATGGACGGGCCATCATCCGCACTGCACACCTCAGCGACGCGCAAATCTCGCCGATGCCGCTGAGTGCAACGCCACGCCATTTGGCGATGCTCCTCAAGTCACTGATCGGGAGACCTTATGGCTGGGGCAATACCAATCTCTATAACGACTGTTCTTCGGAGCTGCAAAGCATCTTCGCCGCATTCGGCGTGTGGTTGCCACGCCATTCGTCGACCCAGATGAGCGCCGGACACATGATCGATCTCTCCGATGCCACAACAACCGCGCGGCTCGAATACCTGACCCAACACGGAAAGCCACTGCGCACCCTGATCTATATCGGTGGCCACGTCATGCTGTACCTGGGTAACACGACCCGCGACGCCCGGGTAGTGCCTGTGATCTATCAGGACATCTGGGGCCTTCGACCGGCTGACAATAGCCGGCGCGCGGTGATCGGTGGCTCGGTGATCATGCCACTTCTCGCCCGCATCCCGGAAGATCCGACGCTGGAATCACTGGCGGGCACGCCGATTTTCCGGATCAGCATCCTCGGCGCGCCCCGCGCAGATGCAACATTTCCACCTGACGAGGACATCCCCGCGAGTTGA
- a CDS encoding ABC transporter permease, which produces MKTNVPRFAPYMSTPEIVWHYVLRSANVMVLLFLILPILAIMPLSFNENSFLVYPIHEFSFRWYHNLFTAVEWTRAGANSLIVTPIATVLATVLGTLAALGLNKASFRGKGVLVAVLISPMIVPVIVTGVGMYLQFARWGLSGTYAGLIFGHTVIAAPFVVVTVNATLAGFNDNYVRASLSLGASPVRTFFSVTLPIIAPGVISGALFAFATSLDDVVITMFIAGPTQGTLPLQMFIGIRESITPTIAALASILIVFSSLLLVTMEWLRSRSVARQTAS; this is translated from the coding sequence ATGAAAACCAACGTCCCACGTTTCGCACCCTACATGTCGACGCCGGAAATTGTGTGGCACTACGTTCTGCGATCGGCCAATGTCATGGTTCTCCTGTTTCTGATCTTGCCGATACTGGCGATCATGCCACTTTCGTTTAACGAGAACTCATTCCTCGTTTATCCGATACACGAGTTTTCATTCAGGTGGTATCACAATCTCTTCACGGCTGTGGAATGGACGCGCGCCGGCGCCAATAGCTTGATTGTGACGCCGATCGCGACGGTGCTCGCGACCGTCCTGGGCACGTTGGCGGCATTGGGACTGAACAAGGCGTCGTTCAGGGGCAAGGGCGTGCTGGTCGCCGTTCTGATCTCGCCGATGATCGTGCCAGTGATCGTTACCGGCGTCGGAATGTATCTGCAGTTTGCGCGATGGGGATTGTCTGGCACCTATGCCGGGCTGATTTTCGGGCACACGGTGATCGCCGCGCCGTTTGTCGTGGTCACGGTCAACGCCACGCTTGCCGGCTTCAACGACAACTATGTGCGGGCTAGCCTGAGCCTGGGCGCGTCGCCCGTGCGGACGTTCTTCTCGGTCACATTGCCAATCATCGCCCCCGGCGTGATTTCCGGAGCATTGTTCGCGTTCGCGACCTCGCTGGACGACGTCGTGATCACCATGTTCATTGCCGGACCGACTCAGGGAACGCTCCCGCTTCAGATGTTCATCGGGATTCGCGAAAGCATCACGCCGACTATCGCCGCGCTCGCGTCAATTTTGATCGTCTTTTCGAGTCTGCTGCTCGTTACGATGGAATGGCTGCGTTCCAGATCTGTCGCGAGGCAGACGGCGAGTTGA
- a CDS encoding ABC transporter ATP-binding protein yields MQGQTKPLVSFRHVKKTYDGETLVVKDLNLDIQKGEFLTLLGPSGSGKTTCLMMLAGFEYPTDGEIWLDGQLLNRIPPHKRNIGMVFQNYALFPHLTVAQNLEYPLKVRKVPPDEQASRVKRALEMVGMGKLGKRMPSQLSGGQQQRVALARALVFNPQLVLMDEPLGALDKQLREHMQLELKALHEALGLTFVYVTHDQSEALTMSDRVAVFDQGEIQQLDTVDRLYESPRNLFVANFIGDNNRLKGMVVAKDGEYCGLRLADGTTVRALNVANAGVGTQATAVIRPERLSVELRPAVAANVIHAETLDAIYFGDHVRLRCRGPGDTECFVKVALEHDGHSRAHPGARIALSFREDHLKILN; encoded by the coding sequence ATGCAGGGTCAGACTAAACCTCTGGTTAGCTTTCGGCATGTCAAGAAGACATATGATGGAGAAACGTTAGTTGTTAAAGATCTAAATCTCGATATTCAGAAAGGCGAGTTTCTGACCTTGCTCGGTCCGTCTGGCTCGGGAAAAACCACCTGTCTGATGATGCTTGCGGGATTCGAGTATCCGACCGATGGAGAGATCTGGCTCGATGGGCAGTTGCTAAACCGGATCCCGCCTCACAAACGCAACATCGGGATGGTGTTTCAGAACTACGCGCTTTTCCCTCATCTCACGGTTGCGCAGAATCTGGAATATCCGCTCAAGGTTCGGAAAGTGCCGCCGGACGAGCAGGCTTCCAGGGTCAAACGAGCGCTCGAAATGGTCGGCATGGGAAAGCTGGGCAAGCGGATGCCGAGTCAACTGTCGGGCGGCCAGCAGCAGCGCGTCGCCCTTGCACGCGCACTGGTCTTCAATCCGCAGCTCGTGCTGATGGACGAGCCGCTCGGCGCGCTCGACAAGCAGTTGCGCGAACACATGCAGCTCGAGTTGAAGGCCTTGCATGAAGCGCTCGGACTGACGTTCGTCTATGTCACGCACGACCAGAGCGAAGCGCTAACGATGTCCGATCGTGTCGCGGTGTTCGATCAGGGCGAGATCCAGCAGCTCGATACGGTGGATCGCCTGTACGAATCGCCAAGAAATCTTTTCGTTGCAAACTTCATCGGCGATAACAACCGGCTAAAGGGCATGGTCGTCGCAAAGGACGGCGAATATTGCGGCCTGCGGCTCGCCGACGGGACGACGGTGCGTGCATTGAACGTCGCAAACGCCGGAGTCGGTACGCAGGCGACGGCCGTTATCCGTCCCGAGCGGCTCTCGGTCGAACTTCGCCCGGCAGTCGCTGCGAATGTCATCCACGCCGAAACGCTCGACGCCATCTATTTTGGCGACCACGTGCGACTGCGTTGTCGCGGCCCCGGCGACACAGAGTGTTTCGTCAAGGTTGCGCTCGAACACGACGGGCATTCGCGCGCTCATCCGGGCGCCAGGATCGCCCTGTCGTTCCGCGAAGACCATCTGAAGATCTTGAACTGA
- the gcvA gene encoding transcriptional regulator GcvA: MKRLPPLNWLRAFESSARHLSFTHAATELSLTQAAVSQQVKGLESQLGTALFKRLPRGIELTEAGLAYLPVVHEAIERLAAATDEIFGQGHLKMLTVRVSLVFFTHWLSWRLPDFRKRYPDVNLRITSNIWGGDSSVTDVEADLEIRYGHGKWTGLRAERLTWDTLLPVCAPGLPSPKAPLSTPKDLAHHELLHVLGYEEGWGYWLKKAGASKVDSSKGMQFDTLISALKAAELGQGVALARSSLVEHMLISGQLIAPLKRRLPTSEAFYLVYSPHSIVNPNAAAFVAWLSAQAGEAHARY, from the coding sequence ATGAAACGACTCCCGCCGCTCAATTGGTTACGCGCTTTCGAATCATCGGCCCGGCACCTCAGTTTCACACATGCCGCGACCGAGCTGAGCCTTACCCAGGCGGCCGTTAGCCAGCAGGTGAAGGGACTCGAATCTCAGCTTGGAACAGCGTTGTTCAAGCGCCTGCCGCGCGGCATCGAGTTGACCGAGGCCGGGCTTGCGTATCTGCCAGTTGTCCATGAAGCGATCGAGCGACTTGCTGCTGCCACGGACGAGATCTTCGGGCAAGGACACCTGAAAATGCTGACCGTGCGCGTGAGTCTTGTGTTTTTCACGCACTGGCTCTCGTGGCGACTGCCCGATTTCCGGAAGCGGTATCCAGACGTTAATCTGCGCATCACCAGTAATATCTGGGGAGGCGATAGCAGCGTCACCGATGTCGAAGCCGATCTGGAGATCCGCTACGGCCACGGGAAATGGACTGGCCTGCGTGCGGAGCGACTGACCTGGGATACGCTGCTGCCCGTCTGCGCGCCCGGCTTGCCTTCCCCGAAAGCGCCTCTGTCTACGCCCAAGGATCTCGCGCATCACGAACTGCTCCACGTGCTCGGCTACGAAGAGGGCTGGGGATACTGGCTAAAAAAGGCTGGTGCTTCGAAGGTCGATTCGTCGAAGGGTATGCAATTCGACACGCTTATCTCCGCACTGAAAGCGGCTGAACTTGGCCAGGGCGTCGCACTCGCGCGTTCGTCGCTCGTCGAGCACATGCTGATCTCCGGACAACTGATCGCCCCACTGAAGCGTCGGCTTCCAACCAGTGAGGCGTTCTACCTCGTCTACTCTCCGCACAGCATCGTTAACCCCAATGCGGCTGCGTTCGTCGCATGGTTGAGTGCACAGGCCGGAGAAGCGCACGCAAGGTACTGA
- a CDS encoding ABC transporter substrate-binding protein, with the protein MKSHLRMICAALLACSSATASAGGLTTVNYGGAVGNAQKAAWVEPFARDTGIATNAIEYTGDMAKVKAMVEAKNVTWDVVEVESADVGRGCQDGLFEKLNWSNIAKKSDLVSGAVTPCAAGTFVWSTVLAYNPTLTKGTPQGWKDFWDVKKFPGKRGMKKEARYNLEFALMADGVAPKDVYTVLGTVAGVERAFKKMDELKPYIQWWEAGAQPPQFLIAGDVAMSTAYNGRIDAAVREGNRALAIAWNQSIYDLDFFAIPKGSKNKEAAEKYISYVLKPQSQATFAQKIPYGPVNEATFKLLDGTILGALPNSPTNGKNAIAGSVEFWTDHGDGLEQRFTAWAAR; encoded by the coding sequence ATGAAATCGCACTTGAGAATGATTTGCGCCGCGTTGCTGGCATGTTCGTCGGCGACGGCGTCTGCCGGCGGACTAACGACCGTCAACTACGGCGGCGCGGTTGGCAACGCGCAAAAGGCGGCCTGGGTAGAACCGTTCGCCAGGGACACGGGTATTGCGACGAATGCCATCGAGTACACCGGCGACATGGCTAAGGTGAAAGCGATGGTCGAGGCCAAGAACGTTACGTGGGACGTCGTGGAGGTCGAGTCCGCCGACGTCGGTCGTGGCTGCCAGGATGGCCTCTTCGAGAAGCTGAACTGGTCCAACATCGCGAAAAAAAGCGACCTGGTGAGCGGGGCGGTCACACCTTGTGCGGCTGGAACATTTGTGTGGTCGACGGTCCTGGCGTACAACCCGACGCTGACCAAGGGAACACCTCAAGGCTGGAAGGATTTCTGGGACGTCAAGAAATTTCCGGGCAAGCGCGGGATGAAAAAGGAGGCCCGATACAACCTGGAGTTCGCGCTGATGGCGGACGGCGTGGCGCCGAAGGATGTCTACACCGTGCTCGGCACGGTTGCGGGCGTCGAGCGCGCGTTTAAAAAAATGGACGAACTCAAGCCCTACATCCAGTGGTGGGAGGCGGGTGCGCAACCACCGCAGTTCCTGATCGCGGGTGACGTTGCAATGTCGACTGCCTATAACGGCCGTATCGACGCCGCGGTTCGCGAAGGTAACCGGGCGCTCGCTATCGCGTGGAATCAGAGCATTTACGACCTGGATTTCTTCGCGATTCCGAAGGGCTCGAAGAACAAGGAAGCGGCCGAAAAGTACATTTCGTATGTACTTAAACCGCAGTCTCAGGCCACGTTCGCGCAAAAGATCCCGTATGGCCCGGTAAACGAGGCGACTTTCAAGCTGCTCGATGGGACGATCCTGGGCGCGCTTCCCAATTCTCCCACGAACGGTAAGAACGCCATTGCGGGCAGCGTCGAGTTCTGGACCGACCACGGAGACGGCCTCGAACAGCGCTTTACCGCTTGGGCCGCAAGGTAA
- a CDS encoding CoA transferase, translating into MGNSKQLPFSGVKVIDFGQYIAGPAVAMILADLGATVIHVDPPTGPLWDSPVNAVLNRNKHCLRLDLKSESGLKEARSLINRADIVIENFRPGVMARLGLHFAKLREQSPQLITLSMPGFASNDQLRREWRAFEPIIASASGVFTDMGQNRVLMGINPSFSPLPLASAYGTMLGVSAVALALQARQRTGLGDEIEVPLASAVMEGLSYNSIHIEGYPERYKTLREKEIERRRSNSLPMNLSYEALQDYLDPFYRTYECADGRKFYAVCPSHRSHARRCLQAMGLYEEMLAAGLPLVDDPYLPISEWEGDASLGVYPLPEHWAKRISARMKEVFLTKTAAEWEKIFGEGGFPGAAHRTTREWLHDDHANAAGLVVDVEDFEYGAMKQPGPVSWLEDCAELMLSPASRRTVTFQEAVAILDEQGSAGVPPSCENCSKGWLEGVRVLDLTNVIAGPHSTSFLGRFGADVIKLDPVRPNYDPWNTVVFGMSSARGKRSVLVDLNHPDGREVFNRLARSVDVIVMNAPDRQLAPLGLDEASLRSVNPGVIFCQLDCFGGPRRGPRTDYLGYDDLIQACTGIMARFGGGMQTPEEHAHVGTIDVMCGFAAALGVAAALYRKARTGESGRARTSLAALGNLVQVPFSYDYANRRPFDEPSGRDAQGFTAMSRFYRAADNWIYVDTSERELAKLDGVDGLKGIAAAEDPAAFLASALDTASAGTWQTRLQAANIAAAVPDNIVNLRRHNSRPCDDRPGIDNGSYSFSVYADHPSGRCVTQLDPFAIRPRHARIRALPSAEKFGESTHAVLREFGYSDAEIEMLMARHAVGDSWSEEYLPS; encoded by the coding sequence ATGGGAAATAGTAAGCAACTGCCGTTCAGCGGCGTAAAAGTCATCGACTTCGGCCAGTATATTGCGGGCCCGGCCGTGGCAATGATTCTTGCGGATCTTGGCGCTACCGTAATTCATGTCGATCCTCCGACTGGGCCGCTTTGGGATAGTCCGGTCAATGCCGTTCTGAACCGTAACAAGCATTGCCTGAGGCTCGACCTGAAGTCTGAGAGCGGTTTAAAAGAAGCGAGAAGCCTCATCAACCGCGCGGATATCGTCATCGAGAACTTCCGGCCGGGCGTAATGGCGCGGCTGGGCCTGCACTTCGCAAAGCTGCGTGAGCAAAGCCCTCAACTGATCACCCTTTCGATGCCGGGTTTCGCCAGCAATGACCAGTTGCGGCGCGAATGGCGCGCGTTCGAGCCGATCATCGCTTCGGCATCCGGCGTATTCACGGACATGGGACAGAATCGCGTATTGATGGGCATCAACCCGAGTTTCTCGCCTCTGCCGCTCGCCTCCGCCTACGGCACGATGCTGGGTGTATCCGCCGTCGCTCTGGCCTTGCAGGCGCGGCAGCGCACCGGCCTCGGAGATGAAATTGAAGTCCCCCTGGCTTCAGCCGTGATGGAGGGGCTTTCGTACAACTCAATCCATATTGAAGGCTATCCCGAGCGATACAAGACCCTGCGTGAAAAGGAGATTGAGCGGCGCCGGTCGAATAGTCTGCCGATGAATCTGTCGTATGAGGCCCTGCAGGACTATCTGGATCCCTTCTATCGTACCTACGAGTGCGCCGACGGCCGCAAATTTTACGCGGTGTGTCCGTCGCACCGCTCGCACGCGCGGCGCTGCCTGCAGGCGATGGGGCTGTATGAGGAAATGCTGGCGGCCGGATTGCCGCTTGTAGACGACCCATATCTGCCGATTTCCGAATGGGAGGGGGACGCTTCGCTGGGGGTCTATCCGTTGCCCGAGCATTGGGCCAAGCGCATTTCCGCGCGCATGAAGGAAGTCTTCCTGACGAAAACGGCAGCGGAGTGGGAGAAGATTTTCGGTGAAGGGGGATTCCCGGGCGCTGCGCATCGCACCACGCGGGAGTGGCTGCACGACGATCATGCGAATGCCGCTGGTCTGGTCGTGGACGTCGAAGACTTCGAGTATGGCGCGATGAAACAGCCCGGTCCGGTCTCGTGGCTCGAGGACTGCGCCGAACTGATGCTCTCACCGGCGTCGCGCCGCACAGTGACCTTCCAGGAAGCCGTGGCCATTCTGGACGAGCAGGGGAGCGCTGGAGTGCCTCCCTCGTGTGAAAACTGCTCGAAGGGGTGGCTCGAAGGGGTACGCGTCCTCGACTTGACCAACGTGATTGCCGGGCCGCACTCAACCTCGTTTCTCGGCCGGTTCGGTGCCGACGTCATCAAACTCGACCCTGTCAGACCGAATTATGACCCGTGGAATACCGTGGTCTTCGGGATGTCTTCCGCCCGCGGCAAGCGGAGCGTGCTCGTCGACCTGAATCACCCGGATGGACGTGAGGTGTTCAACCGGCTTGCACGGTCCGTCGACGTGATCGTAATGAACGCGCCGGATCGGCAATTGGCACCGCTGGGGCTGGACGAAGCGAGTCTACGTTCTGTCAATCCGGGCGTGATCTTCTGCCAACTGGACTGCTTTGGCGGTCCGCGGCGCGGACCGCGGACCGACTATCTCGGCTACGACGATTTGATCCAGGCGTGTACCGGAATCATGGCGCGGTTCGGTGGTGGGATGCAGACGCCGGAGGAGCACGCGCACGTCGGGACGATCGATGTCATGTGCGGATTCGCGGCAGCGCTGGGCGTTGCCGCCGCCCTGTACCGCAAGGCCAGAACGGGCGAATCCGGGCGGGCCAGAACTTCCCTCGCGGCGCTCGGCAATCTGGTGCAGGTTCCGTTCTCGTACGACTACGCAAACCGCCGCCCGTTCGATGAGCCGTCCGGCCGCGACGCACAAGGCTTCACGGCGATGTCCCGCTTCTACCGTGCTGCTGACAACTGGATCTACGTGGATACCAGCGAGCGTGAACTGGCCAAGCTCGATGGGGTAGACGGCCTGAAAGGGATCGCTGCCGCCGAGGATCCGGCTGCCTTTCTCGCGTCCGCGCTCGACACAGCCTCCGCCGGAACTTGGCAGACCCGTTTACAGGCCGCCAACATCGCTGCGGCGGTGCCGGACAACATCGTCAATCTGCGCCGGCACAACAGCCGGCCTTGCGATGATCGTCCCGGGATCGACAACGGTAGCTATTCATTCAGCGTCTATGCGGACCATCCGAGCGGTCGATGCGTCACGCAACTCGATCCCTTTGCGATCCGCCCGCGTCACGCCCGGATTCGCGCGCTGCCGTCGGCTGAGAAATTCGGTGAGTCGACGCACGCTGTGTTGCGCGAGTTCGGATATAGCGATGCCGAGATCGAAATGCTGATGGCGCGGCATGCCGTTGGCGACAGCTGGTCCGAAGAGTATCTGCCCAGCTAG
- a CDS encoding transposase: MRRCNSDWIASLTQMTIRTVEHVFGTLKHWMGSTHFQTRGLGRVAAEMSLHVLAYNLKRVIRILGFAGAMRAMKLRGA; the protein is encoded by the coding sequence TTGAGAAGATGCAACTCAGACTGGATCGCCAGCTTGACGCAAATGACGATACGAACGGTTGAGCACGTGTTCGGCACCCTCAAACACTGGATGGGTTCGACCCACTTCCAGACGCGCGGGCTTGGCCGCGTTGCAGCCGAAATGAGCTTGCACGTGCTGGCATATAACCTCAAACGCGTCATCAGAATTCTGGGATTCGCTGGCGCGATGCGGGCAATGAAGCTGCGGGGCGCATAA
- a CDS encoding ABC transporter permease — protein sequence MSAITSQQQSWHTRQLKKSLRAVQLRKEVAAVALVAPLALFILLVFVMPVASMISRSIQSPEVVDALPKTTSALRHWDRKSTVPDEAYRALMLDVEGNGGNNEAGSAAGRLNGQKDGFRSLLYKTTSALPFGDNDAALSAQEVKKRLIDIDSRWADASYWRAIANESSRYTSQYLLATIDFRETPDGRIMPVENGASAYRAVFMRTFVISGMVTLAALLMGFPLAYWISILPARKANLVMILVLLPFWTSILVRISAWIVILQGAGLVNKALMALHVISTPLPLLFNRTGVLISMTHILLPFMILPLYSVMKSIPSSYTKAAISLGSHPFGAFCKVYVPQTLPGVGAGALLVFITALGYYITPALLGGAGDQMVSYYIAYFTNMALNWGMACALGAVLLLVTLILFSVYRKVVGKELKVA from the coding sequence ATGAGCGCTATTACTTCACAGCAACAAAGCTGGCACACGCGCCAGCTCAAGAAATCACTGCGAGCCGTGCAGTTGCGTAAGGAAGTCGCTGCGGTCGCATTGGTGGCGCCGCTTGCCCTCTTTATCCTGCTGGTGTTCGTGATGCCGGTCGCGTCGATGATCTCGCGTTCAATTCAAAGTCCCGAGGTTGTTGACGCGTTACCGAAGACAACCTCGGCCTTGAGACATTGGGATCGCAAGTCGACCGTTCCCGATGAGGCTTACCGTGCGCTGATGCTTGACGTGGAAGGCAATGGAGGAAATAACGAGGCGGGTAGCGCGGCGGGTCGACTGAATGGCCAAAAGGATGGTTTTCGCTCGTTGTTATACAAGACGACCAGTGCGCTTCCTTTTGGGGATAACGATGCGGCGCTTTCCGCACAGGAGGTAAAGAAACGCCTGATCGATATCGACTCCCGCTGGGCAGACGCGAGTTACTGGCGAGCGATCGCCAACGAATCATCCCGTTATACGAGCCAGTATCTCCTCGCCACGATCGACTTTCGAGAAACGCCTGATGGTCGCATCATGCCGGTAGAGAACGGTGCATCCGCATACCGCGCGGTGTTCATGCGTACCTTCGTGATTAGCGGAATGGTGACGCTCGCTGCGCTGTTAATGGGTTTTCCGCTCGCCTACTGGATCTCGATTCTGCCGGCACGAAAGGCGAATCTCGTGATGATCCTTGTGCTGCTTCCGTTCTGGACGTCGATTCTCGTTCGGATTTCGGCGTGGATCGTGATTCTCCAGGGAGCGGGTCTTGTCAACAAGGCGTTGATGGCGCTGCATGTGATTTCGACGCCGCTGCCACTCCTGTTCAACAGGACGGGGGTGCTGATTTCCATGACCCACATCCTGCTGCCGTTCATGATTCTGCCACTCTACAGCGTCATGAAGTCCATCCCGTCCAGCTATACGAAAGCCGCGATTTCTCTTGGAAGTCATCCCTTCGGGGCATTCTGCAAGGTCTATGTGCCGCAGACGCTTCCCGGTGTCGGGGCGGGCGCCCTGCTGGTGTTCATCACCGCGCTGGGCTATTACATCACGCCAGCTTTGCTAGGCGGTGCAGGCGATCAGATGGTCAGCTACTACATCGCGTATTTCACCAACATGGCCCTGAACTGGGGGATGGCGTGTGCGCTTGGCGCAGTTCTCCTACTAGTGACGCTGATCCTGTTCAGCGTCTATCGAAAGGTCGTCGGTAAAGAACTGAAGGTGGCCTAG